A stretch of the Parabacteroides timonensis genome encodes the following:
- a CDS encoding DUF3332 domain-containing protein: MKKKGLTLLVATTLASSVLFSSCIGSFGLTNKLLDWNRNIDSKFVNELVFIAFWIVPVYEISALADILVLNSIEFWSGNNPVADAGTVKTIEGKDGVYTVETKTDGYHIQKEGEEKAIDLVFDETDKSWSVEADGETTKLLKFKDNDEVVMYLPDGKEMNVELNQAGVLAFRQVAEGYSFYAAK; this comes from the coding sequence ATGAAGAAAAAAGGATTAACATTATTAGTGGCGACCACATTAGCCAGCAGTGTATTATTTTCCTCTTGTATCGGATCATTTGGTTTAACTAATAAGCTTCTGGACTGGAATAGAAATATCGACAGTAAGTTTGTAAACGAATTAGTATTTATTGCTTTCTGGATTGTTCCCGTTTACGAAATATCTGCACTTGCCGACATTCTGGTTCTCAACTCCATTGAATTCTGGAGTGGAAACAACCCTGTTGCAGATGCCGGTACTGTTAAAACAATAGAAGGTAAAGATGGGGTTTACACCGTTGAAACGAAAACTGACGGATACCATATCCAGAAAGAAGGTGAAGAAAAAGCAATTGACCTGGTATTCGACGAAACCGACAAGAGCTGGAGCGTTGAAGCAGATGGTGAAACAACCAAATTACTGAAGTTCAAAGACAACGACGAAGTCGTTATGTATCTGCCCGACGGTAAAGAAATGAACGTTGAGCTGAATCAGGCCGGTGTTCTGGCATTCCGTCAGGTGGCTGAAGGATATTCTTTCTACGCAGCAAAATAA
- a CDS encoding TolB family protein, which yields METKSSTNSLLLLLLVIVCSCTQSRIIPEVQTDKPVSIFPDYTGVTFPSNIAPPNFRIQEDGEEYYTEIGSKDKAYITIRNSRSSVIIPPDRWKELTKQVAGNTFYIRICILQNGKWTQYPDITNVIIQSAIDPYLVYRLLYPGYELWNQMGIYQRNLTSYEETPLIENQSIEKGCLNCHTFCKNSPETMMIHIRGEIGGTLIYRQGTINRTEVKAPGMSNSGAYASWHPGGRYLAFSVNEIQQYFHSTGPKAVEVSDSESDLVILDTETNSLITDTAIYGEKWMETFPTWNPAGDMLYYCRSKAIDKKTPLDSIRYDLYRIPFHVEDESFGTPECVFKASETGKSVSFPRISPDGKFLMFTCSDYGNFSIWHPESELYLLNLATNNIRNMEEVNSNNVESFHTWSSTGEWFVFSSKRLDGLWAHPYIASFDSQTGTAGKPFILPQEDPDFYLDFTKTFNLPELITNPIENRDELVGGYRNNYYLRPQLTTNINFNNS from the coding sequence ATGGAAACAAAATCATCAACAAATAGCCTGCTCCTATTACTATTAGTCATAGTATGCAGCTGTACTCAATCCCGCATAATCCCGGAAGTACAGACTGATAAACCAGTCTCCATCTTCCCCGACTACACCGGAGTAACCTTCCCTTCCAATATAGCTCCTCCCAACTTCAGGATACAGGAAGACGGAGAAGAATATTACACGGAAATAGGAAGCAAAGACAAAGCTTACATCACGATCCGGAACAGTCGGTCATCCGTAATTATCCCTCCCGACAGATGGAAAGAACTGACTAAACAAGTAGCCGGCAACACGTTTTATATCCGGATATGCATCCTCCAAAACGGTAAATGGACTCAATATCCAGATATTACCAATGTGATAATACAATCAGCCATAGATCCTTACCTCGTCTACCGGCTACTCTATCCGGGTTACGAACTGTGGAACCAAATGGGTATTTATCAGCGCAACCTGACCTCCTACGAGGAAACTCCCCTCATCGAAAACCAATCCATAGAAAAAGGTTGCTTAAACTGCCATACATTCTGTAAAAATTCTCCGGAAACGATGATGATACATATACGTGGAGAGATAGGAGGCACCTTAATTTACCGGCAAGGGACTATAAACAGGACAGAAGTCAAAGCACCAGGAATGAGTAACTCCGGAGCCTATGCATCTTGGCATCCGGGAGGCAGATACCTGGCCTTTTCCGTCAACGAAATTCAGCAGTATTTCCACTCTACCGGCCCTAAAGCAGTAGAAGTATCCGATTCAGAGTCGGATCTGGTCATACTGGATACGGAAACAAATTCACTTATCACAGATACTGCCATCTACGGTGAAAAGTGGATGGAGACCTTTCCGACCTGGAACCCTGCCGGAGATATGTTATATTATTGCCGTAGTAAAGCAATAGACAAAAAAACTCCGCTCGATAGTATCCGTTACGACCTGTACCGGATTCCTTTTCATGTAGAAGATGAGAGTTTCGGTACTCCCGAGTGTGTATTCAAAGCGTCCGAAACGGGTAAAAGCGTCTCTTTCCCTCGTATTTCACCAGACGGAAAATTCCTGATGTTTACCTGTTCCGACTATGGAAATTTCTCTATCTGGCATCCGGAAAGTGAATTATATCTACTCAATCTGGCAACAAACAATATACGTAATATGGAGGAAGTAAACAGCAACAATGTGGAAAGTTTTCACACATGGTCGTCCACCGGGGAATGGTTTGTTTTCAGCAGTAAACGGTTGGACGGATTATGGGCACACCCTTATATAGCAAGCTTTGACAGTCAGACAGGCACAGCCGGAAAACCCTTCATTCTCCCCCAGGAAGATCCTGATTTCTACCTTGATTTCACGAAGACATTCAACCTACCGGAACTGATTACCAATCCCATAGAAAACAGAGATGAACTGGTTGGCGGATACCGAAATAATTACTATCTTCGCCCACAATTAACTACTAACATCAATTTCAATAATTCATGA
- a CDS encoding DUF6057 family protein, with translation MKYIQYIICPVLFLTCFLLLEGPMFYIPYYHEQHHLFLFTQTYLNCHLSTPGQPLDYLTDFCIQFFYLPHIGKAWFALLLALPYLLNVMIYHRLTKKYDLFLFSLFPSLWLLIQYLSVDFPVTYLVGLIVCQLVFLGISSITSNRLKFILLIPAIAMLYLICGWMYPVITLAIILVPALSALSVTQYIKKKYRISFIILSLLVYAGGTFYFFIFSYNMRERLIIEAEMHLKAGQWEQVADCCRRYRGKNQLVMYFNNLALYHTGKIAYNLFDYPQTMGVQSLYLPWKSDSRQTEYGHYVYEQLGYINEAHRWAFEAMVVFGETAPNLINLIRYNIVNHRPKVAMRFIRKLKHSLFYRKQAEELEKHLFSGELPGLKALSYDKTEKVRFANILNIGPELNYLCDKDSTNRMAFEYLMSDLLLSNQLIRFAENLKRIRAFSYPEFPRIYEEALYTYRLGVDEETFNKLGFKISPATEERFKTYYSLYQKKDMQELKNKFGNTYWYYLNFLSPYGNKIINK, from the coding sequence ATGAAATATATCCAATATATTATTTGCCCTGTACTTTTTCTCACCTGTTTCCTTTTATTGGAAGGACCGATGTTTTATATACCTTACTATCATGAACAACACCATTTATTCCTTTTCACCCAAACCTATTTGAATTGCCATCTTTCCACGCCGGGACAACCGCTCGATTACCTGACCGATTTCTGTATACAGTTCTTTTACCTGCCTCATATCGGAAAAGCCTGGTTCGCATTATTACTCGCTCTCCCTTATCTTTTGAACGTCATGATTTACCATAGACTAACAAAAAAATACGATCTGTTTTTATTCTCCCTATTCCCTTCCCTCTGGTTACTGATCCAATATCTGTCTGTCGACTTTCCGGTGACTTATCTGGTCGGACTGATAGTTTGTCAACTAGTTTTCCTGGGTATAAGTTCTATTACCTCCAATCGGTTAAAGTTTATATTGCTTATTCCGGCGATTGCTATGCTGTATCTTATATGCGGATGGATGTATCCGGTTATTACACTTGCCATTATACTTGTTCCAGCACTCTCTGCTTTATCTGTGACTCAATATATAAAAAAGAAATACCGTATCTCCTTCATTATCCTAAGTTTACTTGTTTATGCGGGAGGAACATTCTACTTTTTTATTTTTTCATATAACATGCGTGAACGGCTGATTATTGAAGCAGAAATGCATCTCAAAGCCGGGCAATGGGAACAGGTTGCAGACTGTTGCCGACGATACCGGGGCAAGAACCAACTGGTCATGTATTTTAACAACCTCGCCCTTTACCACACCGGAAAAATAGCATACAATCTGTTCGACTATCCACAAACGATGGGAGTACAATCGTTGTACCTGCCCTGGAAAAGCGACAGTCGCCAAACGGAATACGGACATTATGTATATGAGCAACTCGGCTACATCAACGAAGCGCACCGCTGGGCCTTTGAAGCCATGGTTGTATTCGGCGAAACAGCTCCGAACCTCATTAATCTGATCCGTTATAACATCGTCAACCACCGCCCGAAAGTTGCCATGCGCTTTATCCGAAAATTAAAGCATTCTCTTTTCTACCGTAAACAAGCAGAAGAATTAGAAAAACATCTTTTTTCCGGAGAGTTACCCGGATTAAAAGCGCTCTCCTACGATAAAACAGAGAAAGTTCGTTTTGCCAACATACTGAACATAGGCCCTGAGCTCAATTATTTATGTGATAAAGACTCTACTAACCGGATGGCATTCGAGTATCTGATGAGCGACCTGTTACTCAGCAACCAGTTAATCCGTTTTGCAGAAAACCTGAAAAGAATACGGGCTTTCTCCTATCCGGAATTTCCCCGGATATACGAGGAAGCACTCTATACCTACCGTCTGGGAGTGGATGAAGAAACCTTCAACAAACTGGGTTTCAAAATCAGCCCTGCCACAGAAGAGAGATTTAAAACTTATTATTCCCTTTATCAGAAAAAGGATATGCAAGAACTAAAAAACAAGTTCGGCAACACTTACTGGTATTACCTCAACTTTCTCAGCCCTTATGGAAACAAAATCATCAACAAATAG
- a CDS encoding RagB/SusD family nutrient uptake outer membrane protein, translating into MKKSFIYIAISAVSLLGFTSCSDFLDRIPQDELSDGSYWKTPNDAKMFVADVYRQILPGKWTGDIDGDIDSDNAVHGIKWAAGNVSKGIYDPGDMAWTDEYKAIRSCNVLLEKIDLIPDYDQADKEATIGEARFMRGYIYFGLIQTFGDVPYVEGTLDLHDMGSITRTPAEEVYAKIIEDFDYAIAHLPAQWGSSDYGRATKGAANAMKARAALYFHHYDTAADAAKAVMDSGEYELFDAANTGQYAKLFWEEQEACKEAVLVRQNIAGKKDDECYIIGWEAFPTLGWGGINPTQSLVDAFECIDGAPIAESPLYDETNPFKDRDPRLEVCVLHDGETMYNVTVKTAPLKSSGSTGVAQHNDATATGYYQQKWLDPSIDPQSDGWNMGKDWHVIRYAEVLLTYAEAKNELAGLDASAFDAVNQVRRRVGMPDLQNSDASKPTYCGTQDALRQRIRNEWRVEFALEGSKRKWDIRRWGIAKDVLNAPFLGMKYKMVDDPANADPKDEGKVCILYQGENIKLTGSKYEDHNYLFPVPQSELDLNPALGQNPGYPTK; encoded by the coding sequence ATGAAAAAGAGTTTTATATATATAGCCATTTCAGCAGTAAGCCTTCTGGGTTTTACTTCTTGCAGCGATTTTCTGGATAGAATACCGCAGGATGAACTATCCGATGGCAGCTATTGGAAAACGCCGAATGATGCCAAAATGTTTGTAGCCGATGTGTACAGGCAGATCCTGCCTGGAAAATGGACCGGTGATATCGATGGCGATATCGATTCTGACAATGCCGTACACGGTATCAAATGGGCTGCCGGTAATGTTTCAAAAGGTATTTACGATCCGGGAGATATGGCATGGACAGACGAGTATAAAGCGATTCGCTCATGTAATGTCCTACTGGAGAAAATCGACCTCATACCCGATTATGATCAGGCGGATAAAGAGGCTACCATAGGAGAAGCCCGCTTTATGCGCGGATATATCTATTTTGGTTTGATACAGACGTTTGGAGATGTACCGTATGTAGAAGGAACGCTCGACCTGCATGATATGGGCAGTATAACACGTACTCCTGCAGAAGAGGTATACGCCAAAATAATAGAAGATTTCGATTATGCTATCGCCCATCTTCCGGCACAATGGGGGAGCAGCGACTATGGACGTGCAACCAAAGGGGCTGCCAATGCAATGAAAGCACGTGCTGCTCTTTATTTCCATCATTATGACACAGCCGCTGATGCAGCAAAAGCAGTGATGGATTCCGGTGAATATGAACTGTTTGATGCAGCAAATACCGGACAATATGCCAAACTATTCTGGGAAGAACAGGAAGCTTGCAAGGAAGCAGTCCTGGTAAGACAAAACATAGCCGGTAAAAAGGATGACGAATGTTATATCATCGGTTGGGAAGCATTCCCAACATTGGGATGGGGCGGTATTAACCCGACACAAAGCTTGGTGGATGCATTCGAATGTATCGATGGCGCTCCCATCGCTGAATCTCCTTTATATGACGAAACGAATCCGTTCAAGGATCGCGATCCACGTCTGGAAGTTTGTGTATTGCATGACGGAGAAACCATGTATAACGTAACGGTAAAAACAGCACCTTTGAAATCAAGCGGTAGCACCGGAGTTGCTCAACACAATGACGCTACGGCAACCGGATATTATCAACAGAAATGGCTCGACCCGAGTATCGACCCACAATCGGATGGATGGAACATGGGTAAAGACTGGCATGTAATCCGTTATGCAGAAGTATTGCTTACGTATGCTGAAGCGAAAAACGAACTTGCCGGACTGGACGCTTCCGCTTTCGATGCAGTCAATCAGGTACGTCGCCGTGTAGGTATGCCGGATCTGCAAAACTCTGATGCGAGCAAACCCACTTATTGCGGAACCCAGGATGCCCTTCGTCAGCGTATTCGTAACGAATGGCGTGTAGAATTCGCTCTTGAAGGCAGCAAGCGTAAATGGGATATCCGCCGTTGGGGTATTGCCAAAGATGTATTAAACGCTCCGTTCCTGGGGATGAAATACAAAATGGTAGATGATCCGGCTAATGCGGACCCGAAAGATGAAGGTAAAGTATGTATCCTGTATCAGGGAGAAAACATCAAGCTGACAGGCAGCAAATATGAAGATCATAACTATTTGTTCCCGGTTCCACAGTCTGAACTCGACCTGAACCCAGCCTTAGGACAAAATCCGGGTTACCCTACGAAGTAA
- a CDS encoding SusC/RagA family TonB-linked outer membrane protein codes for MNYRSILKQNQISLLLIALAFPVSVTTSSLYATTAEVSITQQKKAISGIVFDGGMNEPLIGANVVVKGTTNGTVTDLDGKFTLEANPNDILVISSIGFKTVEIKASEAAKGKITLAEDSQALDEVVVVGYGVQKKANLTGSVATVKAEAIESRPVSSVSAALAGQMPGVTAIQSSGKPGEQTGSITIRGKNSVNAASPLVIVDGVPGSMNTIDPSDIESLTVLKDASSAAIYGVQAANGVILITTKKGKKGERASVSYSGSVGWSTPTMRPKFLGSADYAMLYNEATLNDNPNNPLRFTDQDIELYRNGSDPYGHPNTDWYKETMNKNAIETMHHLGISGGSEKTSYNASIGYTQQNGLIDANNYKRFNARTSVDSQINKWFSAGLNLSGYRGTLMDSWNRVSGMTQFTNRATPVEAIRNEEGTFLYHGKDNPVALLGRDGFRRDMNQQVNGTVYAQVNVLPNLTAKALFSVRNDERSEEGFKSQVNYGLKNEATTGLREAYEKQTWWNWYTTQVLINYNETWGKHDLGLLGGFEQIEHTYKRLEAERKGGGNNELQESLSTLDASTQTNKEKRYEVAHRSYFARAQYGFADKYLFEANVRIDGSSRFASDNRWGAFPAFSAGWRITEEEFMKNADINWLSNLKLRLGWGQTGNEELKDEEVYLTVPSYAYQEYILGNNLYATTYESRFANKDLKWATVTSWEGAIEASFLNNKLGFELAAYKKTTNNMLLYLPVQGIFGMDAPRQNAGKVENKGFDLSIFHNNVINKDFRYDIMFNLAYVHNELTDLKGTEGKEPGDGRGNFWYLEGYPIGSYYGYVADGYFNTEEELKSLPKRTGTEQLGDIKYKDLNGDGKIDLANDRTVIGKEFPSWTAGLGVNLYYKDFDLSLFFQGAFDVDAYVNGEAAYAFFNGGKVLERHLDRWTPTNHNASYPRITMSDQINYQFSSYWLEDASYVRLKNLTLGYNLPKALLSKINLTRVKVFISGENLFTITGMDSLDPESAPSSSRGGLYSNVRKISLGLKVGF; via the coding sequence ATGAATTACAGGTCTATTTTAAAGCAAAATCAAATCTCTTTGCTTTTAATCGCACTTGCTTTTCCTGTTTCAGTAACCACATCTTCCCTGTATGCCACTACAGCAGAAGTATCTATTACCCAACAGAAAAAAGCCATAAGCGGAATCGTTTTCGATGGTGGAATGAACGAGCCACTAATTGGAGCGAATGTGGTTGTCAAAGGAACAACAAACGGTACAGTTACCGATCTTGACGGAAAATTCACACTGGAAGCCAATCCTAATGACATTCTGGTAATCAGTAGCATCGGGTTTAAAACCGTAGAGATTAAAGCTTCTGAAGCAGCCAAAGGAAAAATCACACTAGCAGAAGACTCACAGGCTCTCGATGAAGTCGTTGTTGTTGGTTATGGTGTCCAGAAAAAAGCTAACTTGACGGGGTCTGTCGCAACAGTTAAAGCAGAAGCCATAGAATCCCGCCCTGTTTCGAGCGTATCAGCGGCCCTGGCCGGACAGATGCCTGGTGTTACTGCAATTCAAAGTTCCGGTAAACCCGGTGAACAGACAGGTTCTATTACTATTCGTGGTAAGAACTCTGTAAATGCAGCCAGTCCGCTGGTTATCGTAGACGGTGTTCCGGGTAGTATGAACACGATTGATCCGTCTGACATCGAAAGCCTGACTGTTTTGAAAGATGCCTCTTCGGCTGCCATTTATGGTGTGCAGGCCGCCAACGGTGTAATCCTGATCACGACCAAGAAAGGTAAAAAAGGAGAAAGAGCCAGTGTTAGCTATTCCGGTAGCGTCGGTTGGTCTACTCCAACTATGCGCCCGAAGTTCCTGGGCTCTGCCGATTATGCAATGCTGTATAACGAAGCAACCCTGAACGATAACCCCAACAACCCGCTTCGTTTCACAGATCAAGATATTGAGTTGTATCGTAACGGATCAGATCCTTACGGACACCCCAATACAGACTGGTACAAAGAAACAATGAACAAAAATGCCATCGAAACGATGCATCACCTGGGAATCAGCGGAGGCTCGGAAAAAACCAGCTATAACGCTTCAATCGGCTATACCCAACAGAACGGTTTGATCGACGCCAATAACTACAAGCGTTTTAATGCACGTACCAGTGTCGACTCACAAATCAACAAATGGTTCTCTGCAGGGTTGAATTTATCCGGTTACAGAGGAACTTTAATGGATAGCTGGAATCGCGTTTCCGGTATGACTCAGTTTACAAACCGTGCCACTCCCGTAGAAGCTATACGCAACGAAGAAGGAACTTTCCTGTATCACGGTAAAGATAATCCGGTTGCTTTATTAGGACGCGACGGTTTCAGAAGAGACATGAACCAACAGGTAAACGGAACTGTGTATGCGCAGGTAAATGTCCTACCGAATCTGACCGCTAAAGCCTTATTCTCTGTTCGTAACGATGAAAGAAGTGAAGAAGGATTTAAGTCTCAGGTAAATTACGGTCTTAAAAATGAAGCAACAACAGGTCTCCGCGAGGCTTACGAAAAACAGACTTGGTGGAACTGGTACACGACACAGGTATTAATTAACTATAACGAAACCTGGGGTAAGCACGACTTAGGTTTACTGGGAGGTTTCGAACAAATCGAACATACTTATAAAAGACTGGAAGCCGAACGTAAAGGTGGTGGCAATAATGAGCTGCAGGAATCATTAAGTACACTAGATGCCTCTACACAAACGAATAAGGAAAAAAGGTACGAAGTAGCTCACCGTTCATATTTTGCCCGTGCACAGTACGGCTTTGCCGATAAATATCTGTTTGAAGCCAACGTTCGTATCGACGGTTCTTCCCGTTTTGCTTCCGACAATCGCTGGGGTGCCTTCCCTGCTTTCTCTGCCGGTTGGAGAATCACGGAAGAAGAGTTTATGAAGAATGCCGATATCAACTGGTTAAGCAACCTGAAGTTGCGCCTCGGCTGGGGACAGACCGGTAACGAAGAACTTAAAGATGAAGAAGTATATCTGACCGTTCCTTCATATGCATATCAGGAATATATATTAGGTAATAATCTGTATGCTACGACATATGAAAGCCGCTTCGCTAACAAAGACTTGAAATGGGCTACCGTTACCAGCTGGGAAGGCGCTATCGAAGCTTCATTCCTGAATAACAAATTAGGTTTCGAACTGGCTGCTTACAAGAAGACTACCAACAATATGTTGCTGTACCTTCCCGTACAAGGTATCTTCGGTATGGACGCACCACGTCAGAACGCCGGAAAGGTGGAGAATAAAGGTTTCGACCTGAGTATCTTCCATAACAATGTGATAAATAAAGATTTCAGATATGATATCATGTTCAATCTGGCGTATGTACATAATGAACTGACAGACTTAAAAGGTACAGAAGGTAAGGAACCGGGTGACGGAAGAGGTAACTTTTGGTACCTGGAAGGTTATCCTATCGGTTCTTACTACGGATATGTAGCCGACGGTTATTTCAATACAGAAGAGGAATTAAAGAGCCTTCCGAAACGTACCGGAACAGAACAACTGGGTGATATCAAATACAAAGACCTGAATGGTGACGGAAAGATCGACCTGGCTAACGACCGTACCGTTATCGGTAAAGAGTTTCCGAGCTGGACAGCCGGCTTAGGTGTCAATTTATATTACAAAGATTTTGACCTGTCGTTATTCTTCCAGGGTGCATTCGATGTGGATGCTTATGTGAATGGTGAAGCGGCTTATGCATTCTTCAACGGCGGTAAAGTGCTGGAACGCCATCTGGATCGTTGGACTCCGACCAACCATAATGCTTCTTACCCCCGTATTACGATGTCTGACCAGATCAACTACCAGTTCTCTTCATACTGGCTGGAAGATGCATCTTATGTACGTCTGAAAAACCTGACACTCGGCTACAACCTACCGAAGGCTTTGTTGAGTAAAATCAACCTGACAAGAGTAAAAGTATTTATCAGTGGTGAAAACCTTTTTACAATTACAGGCATGGATAGCCTCGACCCGGAATCTGCACCAAGCAGTTCTCGCGGAGGTCTTTACTCAAACGTAAGAAAGATCTCGTTAGGTCTTAAAGTTGGATTTTAA
- a CDS encoding alpha/beta hydrolase — MRREFYRILISFCLLFWGGAISAQMPVRLNERPISLSTSSGKINGKMIIPGTATFPLVLIIAGSGPTDMDGNSAVAGMKNNSLKYLAEELGRRGIGSLRFDKRGIASSTGAGKDEYSMRFEDGIKDVREWIDLLSRDRRLSGIYIAGHSEGALVGMLASQDNPKVKGYISLAGAGRPMSDLLEEQMAGQPEVIRKMVVSINDSLKAGKLVPSVPLGLQALFRSSVQPYLISCYKYDPQKEIKKLTIPVLLLQGKTDIQVSVKDAELLKQALPSAEMHLIDGMNHVLKDCATTDRQAQMAVYNDPDLPVDENLLLFIEKFVKKP; from the coding sequence ATGCGACGTGAATTTTACCGAATATTGATATCGTTTTGTTTGTTGTTTTGGGGGGGGGCTATTTCTGCCCAGATGCCCGTCCGGTTAAATGAACGTCCAATTAGCCTGAGTACTTCATCGGGAAAGATCAATGGAAAGATGATAATTCCGGGAACAGCTACTTTTCCGTTAGTTTTGATTATTGCAGGTTCAGGACCAACCGATATGGATGGCAATTCGGCTGTGGCTGGTATGAAGAATAATTCGCTGAAATACCTGGCTGAAGAGTTGGGTAGGAGAGGTATTGGTTCCCTGCGTTTTGATAAACGAGGTATTGCATCCAGCACAGGTGCCGGGAAAGACGAGTATTCCATGCGTTTTGAAGACGGTATAAAAGATGTACGCGAATGGATTGATCTTTTATCCCGCGATCGTCGTCTGAGTGGTATTTATATAGCCGGTCATAGTGAGGGAGCACTTGTTGGAATGCTGGCCAGCCAGGATAATCCGAAGGTGAAAGGATATATTTCGCTGGCAGGAGCGGGACGGCCTATGTCGGATCTGTTGGAAGAACAGATGGCAGGACAGCCTGAAGTGATACGGAAAATGGTGGTATCTATCAACGACTCCCTGAAAGCAGGTAAGCTGGTTCCGAGTGTGCCCCTGGGATTGCAGGCTTTGTTTCGTTCTTCCGTTCAGCCATACCTGATCTCTTGCTATAAATACGATCCGCAGAAAGAGATAAAGAAACTGACTATTCCTGTCCTGTTGTTACAGGGGAAAACAGATATACAGGTCTCTGTAAAAGATGCAGAATTATTAAAACAAGCATTACCTTCTGCCGAAATGCATTTGATAGACGGTATGAACCATGTATTAAAGGATTGTGCTACGACAGACCGTCAGGCTCAGATGGCTGTTTACAACGATCCTGACCTTCCTGTCGATGAGAACTTGCTCTTATTCATTGAAAAGTTTGTGAAGAAGCCCTGA